Proteins from one Sarcophilus harrisii chromosome 2, mSarHar1.11, whole genome shotgun sequence genomic window:
- the LOC100927639 gene encoding olfactory receptor 4Q2-like — protein MGQGNQTVVKEFVLAGLSQTPVGQEGLFVLFFFFYIFTWVGNVLIMVTVASEARLHSSPMYFLLGNLSFLDLCYSSVTTPKLLVDFLAEEKLISYGQCIVQLFFLHVIGAAEMFLLTVMAYDRYVAICRPLHYTTIMNRGICCVLVIASWMGGFVHSTVQTVLTVRLPFCGPNQVDNFFCDVPPVIKLACTDTFVIELLMVSNSGLISTSCFIVLISSYAAILLKIRSKEGRSKALSTCGSHLMVVTLFFGPCIFIYARPFSTFSVDKLVSVSYNVITPMLNPLIYTLRNKEVKSAMRKVWMNLVVGQEECKRKHTTIREKAEGEIFVQSNTYLLSYINLLIYIS, from the exons ATGGGGCAGGGAAACCAAACAGTGGTTAAAGAATTTGTCTTAGCAGGACTATCACAGACACCTGTAGGACAAGAAGGGCTCTTtgtgttgttcttcttcttctatatATTTACTTGGGTGGGCAATGTACTCATCATGGTCACAGTGGCTTCTGAAGCCCGTCTGCATTCATCCCCAATGTATTTCCTGCTTGGCAACCTCTCCTTCCTGGACTTGTGCTATTCTTCAGTGACTACTCCCAAACTTCTAGTTGATTTCCTGGCAGAAGAGAAGCTCATCTCCTATGGACAATGCATTGTACAGCTCTTTTTCTTGCATGTCATTGGTGCAGCTGAGATGTTCTTGCTTACAGTTATGGCTTATGACCGCTATGTTGCTATCTGTCGACCTCTTCACTATACCACCATCATGAACCGGGGAATATGTTGTGTATTAGTGATTGCCTCCTGGATGGGTGGCTTTGTACATTCTACAGTCCAGACAGTCCTGACTGTCCGCCTGCCTTTCTGTGGACCAAATCAGGTAGACAACTTCTTCTGTGATGTTCCTCCAGTCATCAAACTTGCCTGCACAGATACCTTTGTCATTGAGTTGCTGATGGTATCCAACAGTGGCTTGATCTCCACCAGTTGTTTTatagtcttaatttcttcttatgCTGCCATTTTGTTGAAGATACGTTCCAAGGAGGGAAGGAGCAAAGCACTTTCCACTTGTGGCTCCCACCTCATGGTAGTGACACTCTTTTTTGGGCCATGCATCTTCATTTATGCTAGACCTTTCTCCACTTTCTCAGTGGACAAGTTAGTTTCTGTGTCATACAATGTCATCACCCCCATGTTGAATCCACTCATCTATACCCTAAGGAACAAAGAAGTTAAGTCAGCAATGAGGAAAGTGTGGATGAA TTTGGTAGTTGGGCAAGAAGagtgtaaaagaaaacatactaCAATTAGAGAGAAAGCTGAAGGAGAGATATTTGTTCAATCAAATACTTACCTTCTCTCTTATATTAATCTCCTCATTTATATTAGCTAA
- the LOC100921201 gene encoding olfactory receptor 4K14-like has translation MDQQNYSVVSEFVLSGLSSSLQLQFFFFVFFSLIYIATVLGNLLIVITVISEPRLYSSPMYFLLGNLSFLDMWLASFATPKLIRDFLSEKKLISFEGCMAQIFFLHFIGGAEMVLLVSMAYDRYVAICKPLHYMTIMNWRTCIGLVTISWAIGFIHSISQVAFTVNLPYCGPNNVDSFFCDLPLVIKLACMDTYILGILMIADSGLLSMSCFLLLMISYTVILVTVQQRSAESASKALSTCSAHIMVVMLFFGPCIFIYLWPFNRFSVDKVLSVFYTIFTPLLNPIIYTLRNEDMKTAMKKLRTQKITFH, from the coding sequence ATGGATCAGCAAAACTATTCAGTGGTATCTGAGTTTGTACTGAGTGGACTCTCCAGTTCCTTACAactccagtttttcttctttgtatttttttctctgatctaCATAGCCACAGTGCTGGGCAACCTCCTCATTGTGATCACAGTAATCTCTGAGCCCCGACTTTATTCTTCCCCCATGTACTTCCTGCTGGGCAATCTTTCTTTTCTAGATATGTGGCTGGCCTCATTTGCTACCCCCAAGTTAATCAGAGATTTCCTTAGTGAGAAGAAACTCATTTCTTTTGAGGGATGCATGGCccagattttctttcttcatttcattgGTGGTGCTGAGATGGTACTGTTGGTCTCCATGGCCTATGACAGATATGTAGCAATATGCAAACCTTTGCATTATATGACCATCATGAATTGGAGGACATGCATTGGATTGGTAACCATTTCATGGGCTATTGGTTTTATTCACTCCATCAGTCAAGTAGCCTTTACTGTAAATTTGCCTTACTGTGGGCCAAATAATGTGGACAGTTTCTTTTGTGACCTCCCTCTTGTGATCAAGCTTGCTTGCATGGATACCTATATCCTGGGGATATTGATGATTGCAGACAGTGGGTTGCTGTCTATGAGCTGCTTCCTACTTCTTATGATCTCTTATACAGTCATTCTTGTTACAGTCCAACAACGTTCAGCAGAGAGTGCATCCAAGGCTCTTTCTACTTGTTCTGCCCATATCATGGTGGTGATGCTCTTCTTTGGTCCCTGTATCTTCATTTATTTGTGGCCTTTCAATAGGTTCTCTGTGGATAAAGTCTTATCAGTATTTTATACCATTTTTACCCCTCTTTTAAACCCTATAATCTATACTTTAAGAAATGAGGACATGAAGACagcaatgaaaaaattaaggacTCAGAAGATAACTTTTCATTGA